A single genomic interval of Cupriavidus sp. MP-37 harbors:
- the fdxA gene encoding ferredoxin FdxA — MTFVVTDACIQCRHTDCVEVCPMSCFHEGPNFLAIDPDQCIDCSMCVPLCPVGAIYSEHDLPEDQRHFVALNAELSRRPDWLPLTQAKGPLPDHEQWAGHPDRLSLLQR, encoded by the coding sequence ATGACCTTTGTCGTGACGGATGCCTGCATCCAGTGCCGCCATACCGACTGCGTCGAAGTCTGCCCGATGTCGTGCTTCCACGAAGGGCCGAACTTCCTTGCCATCGATCCCGACCAATGCATCGACTGCTCGATGTGCGTGCCGTTGTGCCCCGTCGGCGCGATCTATTCCGAGCATGACCTGCCCGAGGACCAGCGCCATTTCGTTGCGCTCAATGCCGAACTGTCGCGGCGGCCGGACTGGCTGCCGCTGACCCAGGCGAAGGGACCGCTGCCGGACCATGAGCAGTGGGCCGGCCATCCTGACCGGCTGTCGTTGCTGCAACGCTAG
- a CDS encoding hemerythrin domain-containing protein, which produces MDKSKIPADQAEALGALMDDHRAVKKQFKAFKDVDDRDEKESIALDVCHQLTVHATLEEELFYPALRGVSDEIDDLLDEAQVEHQVAKDLIAAIEEDPAGDMLEANFTVLSEYVSHHVEEEEGELFKNVIKEKINLREVAQAMAARKEELMRETA; this is translated from the coding sequence GTGGACAAGTCGAAGATCCCCGCAGACCAGGCCGAGGCCCTCGGTGCCTTGATGGATGACCATCGCGCGGTCAAGAAGCAGTTCAAGGCGTTCAAGGATGTCGATGACCGCGACGAGAAGGAATCGATCGCGCTCGACGTGTGCCACCAGCTCACGGTGCATGCCACCCTCGAGGAAGAACTGTTCTACCCGGCGTTGCGGGGCGTCAGCGACGAGATCGACGACTTGCTGGACGAGGCCCAGGTCGAGCACCAGGTCGCCAAGGACCTGATCGCCGCGATCGAGGAAGACCCGGCCGGCGACATGCTCGAGGCCAATTTCACGGTGCTGTCGGAATATGTCTCGCACCACGTCGAGGAAGAGGAAGGCGAGCTGTTCAAGAACGTGATCAAGGAAAAGATCAACCTGCGCGAGGTCGCGCAGGCCATGGCCGCGCGCAAGGAAGAGCTGATGCGCGAGACCGCCTGA
- a CDS encoding recombinase family protein → MPTTFLYSNCADAPSAVQDELQAASAAGYGVAPQHVFWEAAPASVPALQRPRLRALQHQVQPGDAVVALRLCSLGWSVPEVLATVRRFRLLGVTLYCVQLSRDNLADAAPPEAVEVLRAVAALEGATRSVRVRESLAAAKAMGRQVGRPPKHTPEQRHAILSALSAGYSVSETARRFSTSRQTVLRIRAAEPLAQRAAAIALADAEESATETATE, encoded by the coding sequence ATGCCGACCACCTTCCTCTACTCGAATTGCGCCGATGCACCGTCGGCCGTCCAGGATGAACTGCAGGCCGCCAGCGCCGCCGGCTATGGCGTCGCCCCGCAGCACGTGTTCTGGGAGGCCGCGCCGGCCTCGGTGCCCGCCTTGCAGCGCCCGCGCCTGCGCGCGCTGCAGCACCAGGTGCAGCCGGGCGACGCGGTCGTCGCGCTGCGCCTGTGCAGCCTGGGCTGGAGCGTGCCCGAGGTGCTGGCCACGGTCCGGCGCTTTCGCCTGCTGGGCGTGACGCTGTACTGCGTGCAGCTGTCGCGCGATAACCTCGCCGACGCAGCGCCGCCTGAAGCCGTCGAGGTGTTGCGCGCGGTGGCTGCGCTGGAAGGCGCCACGCGCAGCGTGCGCGTGCGCGAGAGCCTGGCCGCGGCCAAGGCGATGGGGCGCCAGGTGGGCCGTCCGCCCAAGCACACGCCCGAGCAGCGCCACGCCATCCTGAGCGCGCTGTCCGCGGGCTATTCGGTCAGCGAGACCGCACGGCGCTTCAGCACCTCGCGCCAGACCGTGCTGCGCATCCGCGCCGCCGAGCCGCTGGCGCAGCGTGCGGCAGCCATCGCCCTGGCCGACGCCGAAGAATCCGCCACCGAAACGGCGACCGAATGA
- a CDS encoding glycosyltransferase family 4 protein: protein MARRLRILTWHVHGNYLYYLSQIPHELYLVTRTDGTPGYAGAGGALPWGANVHEVPYDAVPAGRFDCVLYQHRHHYEHDRVALLSAAQRALPAIYLEHDPPQEHPTNTRHPVQDPSMLLVHVTPFNALMWDSGVTPCRVIEHGVLVDPAVRYSGELARGISVVNHLARRGRRLGADLFARVREQVPLDLVGMAAQEAGGLGEVPNPELAALVARYRFFFNPIRYTSLGLAVVEAMMLGVPVVGLATTELATVIQSGNNGYVDTRPEVLVSVMRELLDDPELARVWGERGCRLARERFGIGRFVAEWDETLRAACA from the coding sequence ATGGCTAGGCGGCTGCGCATCCTGACCTGGCACGTGCACGGCAACTACCTGTATTACCTGTCGCAGATCCCGCACGAGCTGTACCTGGTCACGCGCACTGACGGCACCCCGGGCTATGCCGGCGCCGGCGGCGCGCTGCCGTGGGGTGCCAACGTGCACGAGGTGCCCTATGACGCGGTCCCGGCCGGCCGCTTCGACTGCGTGCTGTACCAGCACCGCCACCATTACGAGCACGACCGCGTGGCGCTGCTCAGCGCCGCGCAGCGCGCGCTGCCCGCAATCTACCTGGAACACGATCCGCCGCAGGAACATCCGACCAACACGCGCCATCCGGTGCAGGACCCGTCGATGCTGCTGGTGCATGTGACGCCGTTCAACGCGCTGATGTGGGACAGCGGCGTCACGCCGTGCCGCGTGATCGAACACGGCGTGCTGGTCGACCCGGCGGTGCGCTACAGCGGCGAACTGGCGCGCGGCATCAGCGTGGTCAATCACCTGGCGCGGCGCGGCCGCCGCCTCGGCGCCGACCTGTTCGCGCGCGTGCGCGAGCAGGTGCCGCTGGACCTGGTCGGCATGGCGGCGCAGGAGGCGGGCGGACTGGGCGAGGTGCCCAACCCGGAACTGGCAGCCTTGGTCGCGCGCTACCGCTTCTTCTTCAACCCGATCCGCTACACCAGCCTGGGGCTGGCGGTGGTCGAAGCGATGATGCTGGGGGTGCCGGTGGTCGGCCTGGCCACCACCGAGCTGGCCACGGTGATCCAGAGCGGCAACAACGGCTATGTCGATACGCGCCCCGAGGTGCTGGTCAGCGTGATGCGCGAACTGCTCGATGATCCGGAACTGGCAAGGGTCTGGGGCGAGCGCGGCTGCCGCCTGGCGCGCGAGCGCTTCGGCATCGGCCGCTTCGTCGCGGAGTGGGACGAGACGCTGCGCGCGGCTTGCGCGTGA
- a CDS encoding glycosyltransferase family 9 protein, with product MLCAVPALRALRAGEPEARITLIGLPWAQEFVSRFSALVDDLMVFPGAPGMPEQPCAEAAVDPFYAAAHAARFDLAIQLHGSGALTNAVVQRLGAKRMAGFCPGPAAARCNRADMLVPWPQGNEVERLLALMQALGYPCPDRSLEFPLRPLDHASWRLLAAEHGLVAGDYVCLHAGARMPSRRWPVERFAAAGRALRRHWKVVLTGSRDESALVGQLARRLGKPVVNLCGQTALGTLAALIRDARLLLCNDTGASHIAAAVGTPSVVVSCGSDSARWAPLDTTLHRVLADQPACRPCMHQRCPLAGHPCASNISVARVVEAALALAAQERGHG from the coding sequence ATGCTGTGCGCGGTGCCGGCGCTGCGTGCGCTGCGCGCGGGCGAGCCCGAGGCCCGCATCACGCTGATCGGCCTGCCGTGGGCGCAGGAGTTCGTGTCCCGCTTCAGCGCGCTGGTGGACGACCTGATGGTGTTTCCCGGCGCGCCCGGCATGCCCGAGCAACCCTGCGCGGAGGCGGCGGTGGACCCGTTCTACGCCGCTGCGCACGCGGCGCGCTTCGACCTGGCGATCCAGCTGCACGGCAGCGGCGCGCTCACCAACGCCGTGGTGCAGCGGCTGGGCGCGAAGCGCATGGCGGGGTTCTGCCCCGGTCCCGCCGCGGCGCGCTGCAATCGCGCTGACATGCTGGTGCCGTGGCCGCAGGGCAACGAGGTGGAGCGGCTGCTGGCGCTGATGCAGGCGCTGGGCTATCCGTGCCCGGACCGCAGCCTGGAATTTCCGCTGCGCCCGCTCGACCATGCCAGCTGGCGGCTGCTGGCCGCCGAGCACGGGCTGGTGGCCGGCGACTATGTGTGCCTGCACGCCGGCGCGCGCATGCCGTCGCGGCGCTGGCCGGTGGAGCGCTTTGCCGCGGCCGGGCGCGCGTTGCGGCGCCACTGGAAGGTGGTGCTGACCGGCAGCCGCGACGAGTCCGCACTGGTGGGGCAACTGGCGCGGCGCCTGGGCAAGCCGGTGGTCAACCTGTGCGGGCAGACCGCGCTGGGCACGCTGGCCGCGCTGATCCGCGACGCGCGGCTGCTGCTGTGCAACGATACCGGCGCCTCGCATATTGCCGCGGCGGTGGGTACGCCCAGCGTGGTGGTGTCCTGCGGCAGCGACAGCGCGCGCTGGGCGCCGCTCGACACCACGCTGCACCGCGTGCTGGCCGACCAGCCGGCATGCCGCCCGTGCATGCATCAGCGCTGCCCGCTCGCCGGGCATCCGTGCGCATCGAATATCAGCGTGGCGCGCGTGGTCGAGGCGGCGCTGGCGCTGGCGGCGCAGGAGCGCGGCCATGGCTAG
- a CDS encoding glycosyltransferase family 2 protein: protein MDRPELRVSVVVPTWRRPALLARCLHALCAQRLPAQAYEIIVADDGCEARIERLVALMAAQHPHHALRYVPVPGTQGPSGARNAGWRRARAPVIAFTDDDTVPEPGWLEAGCAALADQPQCCAVAGTVHVPLPARPTDHERDTGGLAHAEFVTANCFVRRDALVRIGGFDERFTRAWREDSDLQFRLIRQVCPVGRAPAAVVAHPVRPAAWGSSVAAQAKVYFDALLYKKHPRLYRQRIRRVPPWHYYVTVLALLAAPIAWLAGAPAMAAAAGLLWLGLTAAFCARRLRGAALTPAHVAEMAFTSMLIPPLSLYWRLRGALAFRVVFL from the coding sequence ATGGACAGGCCTGAGCTCAGGGTCTCGGTGGTCGTTCCCACCTGGCGCCGGCCGGCGCTGCTGGCGCGCTGCCTGCACGCGCTGTGCGCCCAGCGCCTGCCCGCGCAGGCATACGAGATCATCGTCGCCGACGATGGCTGCGAGGCCCGCATCGAACGGCTGGTGGCGCTGATGGCCGCGCAGCATCCGCACCATGCGCTGCGCTATGTGCCGGTGCCGGGCACGCAAGGGCCGTCGGGCGCGCGCAATGCCGGCTGGCGCCGCGCGCGCGCGCCGGTGATCGCCTTTACCGACGACGACACCGTGCCGGAGCCGGGCTGGCTCGAAGCGGGCTGCGCCGCGCTCGCGGACCAGCCCCAATGCTGCGCGGTCGCCGGCACCGTGCACGTGCCGCTGCCGGCGCGGCCTACCGACCACGAGCGCGATACCGGCGGCCTTGCGCACGCCGAGTTCGTCACCGCCAATTGCTTCGTCCGGCGCGACGCGCTGGTGCGCATCGGCGGCTTCGACGAGCGCTTCACGCGCGCCTGGCGCGAGGATTCGGACCTGCAGTTCCGCCTGATCCGGCAAGTGTGCCCGGTGGGGCGCGCGCCGGCGGCCGTGGTCGCGCATCCGGTGCGGCCCGCCGCCTGGGGCAGCAGCGTCGCGGCGCAGGCCAAGGTGTACTTCGACGCGCTGCTGTACAAGAAGCATCCGCGCCTGTACCGGCAGCGCATCCGGCGCGTGCCGCCCTGGCATTACTACGTGACGGTGCTGGCGCTGCTGGCCGCGCCGATCGCCTGGCTGGCGGGCGCGCCTGCCATGGCCGCGGCGGCGGGCCTGCTGTGGCTGGGATTGACCGCGGCATTCTGCGCGCGGCGCCTGCGCGGCGCGGCGCTGACGCCGGCCCATGTGGCCGAGATGGCGTTCACCTCCATGCTGATACCGCCGCTGTCGCTGTACTGGCGGCTGCGCGGCGCGCTGGCGTTCCGGGTGGTGTTCTTATGA
- a CDS encoding carbamoyltransferase C-terminal domain-containing protein, whose amino-acid sequence MYTLGINAAYHDSAACLVRDGEVVAAAEDERFTHIKHGKRPVPFTAWELPFHAIDYCLAEAGIALRDVEHVAYAFDPALMLGARRHDATVTLPLEPSAQGAPGGHESPWDPLFLSYVVNAPRQLASGAPHHLAARFRGVRHDGPFRWHFVEHHMGHEASAFLAAPFARCAVLTMDGRGERATTSYGVFDGKEYRRIKQIDLPDSLGLLYERVTRHLGFLHSSDEYKVMALASYGKPAHLGVFRDMVRRDAEGGYRVAQADLAALLGPPRQRGEAFGAAHFDIARSLQEVLEETVVGMTTWLAEATGERQLAMAGGVALNCVMNARVRDQSPFDEVWVQPAAGDAGTALGAALWIDFLQRGRPARQWSMEHAYLGPAYGEDEIAAFLDWAKLPYRRLDDLAGQTAELLAQNKIIGWFQGRMEFGPRALGARSILASPIDPGMQQRLNQIKDREDFRPVAPVVMQERAPEWFSAAKPGRGEAPFMLFIYDVRPEQAARIPAVCHVDGTARVQTVRREQNPAYYDLLAAFEQRTGVPILVNTSFNTRGEPIVCTPRDAVECFWTSPLDALVIGPFLLEKPAAAGAHGQTGGAHGQA is encoded by the coding sequence ATGTACACCCTTGGCATTAACGCCGCCTATCATGACTCCGCCGCCTGCCTGGTGCGCGATGGCGAGGTCGTCGCCGCGGCCGAGGACGAGCGCTTTACCCATATCAAGCACGGCAAGCGCCCGGTGCCGTTCACGGCGTGGGAGCTGCCGTTCCATGCCATCGACTACTGCCTGGCCGAGGCCGGCATCGCGCTGCGCGACGTCGAGCATGTCGCCTACGCCTTCGATCCGGCGCTGATGCTCGGCGCGCGCCGGCATGACGCCACCGTGACGCTGCCGCTGGAACCGTCGGCGCAGGGTGCGCCCGGCGGGCATGAGTCGCCGTGGGATCCGCTGTTCCTGTCCTACGTGGTCAACGCGCCGCGGCAACTGGCCAGCGGCGCGCCGCACCACCTCGCCGCGCGTTTTCGCGGCGTGCGCCACGACGGGCCGTTCCGCTGGCACTTCGTCGAGCACCACATGGGGCATGAGGCCAGTGCCTTCCTGGCGGCGCCGTTCGCGCGCTGCGCGGTGCTGACCATGGACGGCCGCGGCGAGCGCGCCACCACCAGCTACGGCGTGTTCGACGGCAAGGAATACCGGCGCATCAAGCAGATCGACCTGCCGGATTCGCTCGGGCTGCTGTACGAACGCGTTACGCGCCACCTGGGCTTCCTGCATTCGTCGGACGAGTACAAGGTGATGGCGCTGGCGTCTTACGGCAAGCCAGCGCATCTCGGCGTGTTCCGCGACATGGTCCGGCGCGATGCCGAAGGCGGCTACCGCGTGGCGCAGGCCGACCTGGCGGCGTTGCTGGGCCCCCCGCGCCAGCGCGGCGAAGCCTTCGGCGCCGCGCATTTCGATATCGCGCGCTCGCTGCAGGAGGTGCTGGAGGAAACCGTGGTCGGCATGACCACCTGGCTGGCCGAGGCCACCGGCGAACGGCAACTGGCCATGGCCGGCGGCGTGGCGCTGAACTGCGTGATGAACGCGCGCGTGCGCGACCAGAGCCCGTTCGACGAGGTCTGGGTCCAGCCCGCCGCCGGAGACGCCGGCACCGCGCTGGGCGCGGCGCTGTGGATCGATTTCCTGCAACGCGGACGTCCGGCGCGGCAATGGTCGATGGAGCACGCCTACCTGGGGCCGGCGTATGGCGAGGACGAGATCGCGGCCTTCCTCGACTGGGCCAAGCTGCCTTACCGCCGGCTCGACGACCTGGCCGGGCAGACCGCCGAGCTGCTGGCGCAGAACAAGATCATCGGCTGGTTCCAGGGCCGCATGGAGTTCGGCCCGCGCGCGCTGGGCGCGCGCTCGATCCTGGCCTCGCCGATCGATCCGGGCATGCAGCAGCGGCTGAACCAGATCAAGGACCGCGAAGACTTCCGCCCGGTGGCGCCGGTGGTGATGCAGGAGCGCGCGCCGGAGTGGTTCAGCGCGGCCAAGCCGGGCCGCGGCGAAGCGCCGTTCATGCTGTTTATCTACGACGTGCGCCCCGAGCAGGCAGCGCGGATTCCGGCGGTCTGCCACGTCGACGGCACCGCGCGCGTGCAGACCGTGCGGCGCGAGCAGAACCCCGCCTACTACGACCTGCTGGCCGCGTTCGAGCAACGCACCGGCGTGCCGATCCTGGTCAACACCTCGTTCAACACGCGCGGCGAGCCCATCGTGTGTACGCCGCGCGATGCGGTAGAGTGCTTCTGGACCTCGCCGCTGGACGCGCTGGTGATCGGCCCGTTCCTGCTGGAAAAGCCCGCCGCCGCAGGCGCCCATGGACAGACGGGAGGCGCCCATGGACAGGCCTGA
- a CDS encoding glycosyltransferase family 9 protein, whose amino-acid sequence MNWQSARSVLCVRLDNMGDVLMSTPAMQALAESLPSRRLTLLTSHSAAALAPHLPMVSRVLAWDAPWAKHAEAQAAPAPGPEIAACARWLARFRFDAAVIFTVYSQSPLPAAVLCALAGIPLRLASCRENPYTLLSDWIRDTEPGTQPGQLPRHEAQRQLDLVAQVGAVPRDTRMRFRVLAADRAALAARLAAIRGGRSGPVVVVHPGASAPSRRWPPARFAQVAHALALKAGAHVLVTGDAAEHDIVRAVCAAAGHARVVPLAGALRLGEMGALLEAADLLVSNNTGPVHIAAALGTPVVDLYALTNPQHTPWQVPHRTLFADVPCRYCYKSMCPQGHHRCLEDVPAAQAVQAALALLGGNADSMPAVELPWPGTVAAAVPRQSDAAPAMPDDIPTRQRSHDEADHVHPWH is encoded by the coding sequence ATGAACTGGCAATCCGCGCGCAGCGTGCTGTGCGTGCGCCTGGACAATATGGGCGACGTGCTGATGAGCACGCCGGCGATGCAGGCATTGGCCGAGTCGCTGCCGTCGCGCCGGCTGACGCTGCTGACCTCGCACAGCGCGGCGGCACTGGCGCCGCACCTGCCGATGGTCAGCCGCGTGCTGGCCTGGGACGCGCCCTGGGCCAAACACGCCGAGGCCCAAGCGGCACCGGCGCCGGGGCCGGAGATTGCCGCGTGCGCGCGCTGGCTGGCGCGCTTCCGCTTCGACGCCGCCGTGATCTTTACCGTCTACAGCCAGAGCCCGTTGCCCGCCGCGGTGCTGTGCGCGCTGGCGGGCATTCCGCTGCGGCTGGCCAGCTGCCGCGAGAACCCGTACACACTGCTGAGCGACTGGATCCGCGACACCGAGCCGGGCACGCAGCCGGGCCAGCTTCCGCGCCACGAGGCGCAGCGCCAGCTCGACCTGGTGGCGCAGGTGGGAGCCGTCCCGCGCGATACGCGCATGCGTTTTCGCGTGCTGGCCGCCGACCGCGCCGCGCTCGCCGCGCGCCTCGCAGCCATCCGCGGCGGCCGCAGCGGGCCGGTGGTGGTGGTGCATCCCGGCGCCAGCGCGCCCTCGCGGCGCTGGCCGCCGGCGCGCTTTGCGCAGGTGGCGCACGCGCTGGCGCTGAAGGCCGGCGCGCACGTGCTGGTGACCGGCGATGCCGCCGAGCACGACATCGTGCGCGCGGTCTGCGCCGCGGCCGGCCACGCGCGCGTGGTGCCGCTCGCCGGCGCCTTGCGCCTCGGCGAAATGGGCGCGTTGCTCGAAGCCGCCGACTTGCTGGTGTCGAACAACACCGGGCCGGTCCATATTGCCGCCGCGCTGGGCACGCCCGTGGTCGACCTGTACGCGCTGACCAACCCGCAGCACACCCCGTGGCAAGTGCCGCACCGCACGCTGTTTGCCGACGTGCCGTGCCGCTATTGCTACAAGAGCATGTGCCCGCAGGGACATCATCGCTGCCTCGAAGACGTGCCGGCCGCGCAGGCGGTGCAGGCCGCGCTGGCGCTGCTGGGCGGCAATGCCGACAGCATGCCCGCGGTCGAACTGCCCTGGCCCGGCACGGTTGCCGCCGCAGTGCCGCGGCAGTCCGACGCCGCGCCGGCCATGCCCGACGACATTCCCACCCGCCAACGCTCCCACGACGAGGCCGACCATGTACACCCTTGGCATTAA
- a CDS encoding HAD-IIIA family hydrolase — protein MAMSPAHPLRAAVLLDKDGTVLQDVPYNVDPARMRLAPGAAAALRLLGGLGLPLVVVTNQPGVAHGLHGEAELVAVRERLAAMFAGHGAVLSGFLYCPHHPEGQVAPYARACLCRKPMPGLLLQAAAAWRLDLARSWMIGDILNDVEAGNRAGCTTVLVDCGNETEWQLSPARQADYVVPTLEDAARLVVARTRASTQGARACAPAAPPCQAEAP, from the coding sequence GTGGCCATGAGCCCCGCACATCCGCTGCGCGCGGCCGTGCTGCTCGACAAGGACGGCACGGTGCTGCAGGACGTCCCGTACAACGTCGATCCGGCGCGCATGCGGCTTGCGCCAGGCGCCGCCGCCGCGCTGCGGCTGCTGGGCGGGCTGGGCCTGCCGCTGGTGGTGGTGACCAACCAGCCGGGGGTGGCCCATGGCCTGCACGGCGAAGCCGAGCTGGTGGCCGTGCGCGAGCGGCTGGCGGCGATGTTTGCCGGGCATGGCGCCGTGCTGAGCGGCTTCCTGTACTGCCCGCACCATCCCGAAGGGCAGGTGGCGCCCTATGCGCGCGCGTGCCTGTGCCGCAAGCCGATGCCGGGGCTGCTGCTGCAGGCGGCCGCGGCATGGCGGCTCGACTTGGCGCGGTCATGGATGATCGGCGACATCCTCAATGACGTCGAGGCCGGCAACCGCGCCGGCTGCACCACCGTGCTGGTCGACTGCGGCAACGAGACCGAATGGCAGCTCTCGCCCGCGCGCCAGGCCGACTACGTGGTGCCGACGCTGGAAGACGCCGCGCGCCTGGTCGTCGCCCGTACCCGGGCCTCGACGCAGGGCGCGCGCGCGTGCGCGCCGGCCGCGCCACCATGCCAAGCGGAGGCGCCATGA
- a CDS encoding SDR family oxidoreductase — protein sequence MQTSHPPRPAAHTESAMPLQDRTYLVSGAGRGLGAAICRTLSAAGAAVIVADIDDKLARDSAGGLAEAGAQAWPLHLDVSDPASVRAAFEAVRARGGRLDGIVNNAAIDITLPVDEVDAETWRKVLMVNLYGPYLMAHAAVPVLKAQGGGHIVNIASTASKRAWPNASAYHATKWGLLGFSHALHAELRPHGIKVSAIVAGGMRTPFLLDRFPDIDQGNLQDPANVANAVRFVLTQPEETVIPEVMVLPMKETSWP from the coding sequence ATGCAAACTTCGCATCCGCCACGCCCCGCCGCGCACACCGAGAGCGCCATGCCGCTGCAGGACCGCACCTACCTGGTCAGTGGCGCGGGCCGGGGCCTGGGCGCGGCCATCTGCCGCACGCTGAGCGCCGCCGGCGCCGCCGTGATCGTGGCCGATATCGACGACAAGCTGGCGCGCGACAGCGCCGGCGGCCTGGCCGAGGCCGGCGCGCAGGCGTGGCCGCTGCACCTGGATGTCTCCGACCCCGCTTCCGTGCGTGCTGCCTTCGAAGCCGTGCGTGCGCGCGGCGGGCGTCTCGACGGCATCGTCAACAACGCCGCCATCGACATTACGCTGCCGGTGGACGAGGTCGATGCCGAGACCTGGCGCAAAGTGCTGATGGTCAACCTGTACGGCCCCTACCTGATGGCGCACGCCGCGGTGCCGGTGCTGAAGGCGCAGGGCGGGGGGCATATCGTCAACATCGCCTCGACCGCGTCCAAGCGCGCGTGGCCCAATGCCTCGGCCTACCACGCCACCAAGTGGGGCCTGCTGGGCTTCTCGCACGCGCTGCATGCGGAATTGCGGCCGCACGGGATCAAGGTGTCGGCGATCGTGGCGGGCGGCATGCGCACGCCGTTCCTGCTCGATCGCTTTCCCGATATCGACCAGGGCAACCTGCAGGATCCGGCCAATGTCGCCAACGCGGTGCGCTTCGTGCTGACGCAGCCGGAAGAGACCGTGATCCCCGAGGTGATGGTGCTGCCGATGAAGGAGACCTCGTGGCCATGA
- a CDS encoding glycosyltransferase, with protein sequence MRKIALISEHASPLASVGSTDCGGQNIYVAHLARQLGSRGYQVDVFTRRDKALLPEVVAFAPNVRVIHVTAGPPVQIPKEQLLPYMDDFGAFLADFVRRDATGYDVLHANFFMSGLAALRARHTLGIPLVMTFHALGKVRRLHQGSTDGFPDDRFEIEDTLVREADCVVAECPQDFDDLVNLYRADPARVQTVPCGFDAAEFAPVPRDAARRALGWPLHGFRVLQLGRLVPRKGIDNVIRALGCLRRDTGLDATLYVVGGNAEQPSVLATPEIGRLQDVASAEGVAERVVFTGRRGRDTLRLFYSAADVFVTTPWYEPFGITPVEAMACGAPVIGADVGGIRSTVVDGHTGFLVPPKAPAALAARLAQLAANPALARRLGEAGRRRAQAHFTWTGVARQMEAVYARVCAGAPAVQAGARRAAA encoded by the coding sequence ATGCGCAAGATCGCGCTGATCAGCGAACATGCCTCGCCACTCGCCAGTGTCGGCAGCACTGACTGCGGCGGACAGAACATCTACGTGGCGCATCTTGCAAGGCAGCTTGGCAGCCGCGGCTACCAGGTCGATGTCTTCACGCGGCGCGACAAGGCGCTGCTGCCCGAGGTGGTGGCGTTCGCGCCCAACGTTCGCGTGATCCATGTCACCGCCGGGCCGCCGGTGCAGATCCCGAAGGAACAGTTGCTGCCGTATATGGACGACTTCGGCGCGTTCCTGGCCGACTTCGTGCGCCGCGATGCCACCGGCTACGACGTGCTCCATGCCAACTTCTTCATGTCCGGGCTGGCCGCGCTGCGCGCCCGCCACACGCTCGGCATCCCGCTGGTGATGACCTTTCACGCGCTGGGCAAGGTGCGCCGGTTGCACCAGGGCAGCACCGACGGCTTCCCCGACGACCGCTTCGAGATCGAAGACACGCTGGTGCGCGAGGCCGACTGCGTGGTGGCGGAGTGCCCGCAGGACTTCGACGACCTCGTCAACCTCTACCGCGCCGATCCCGCGCGCGTGCAGACCGTGCCGTGCGGCTTCGACGCCGCCGAGTTCGCGCCGGTGCCGCGCGACGCGGCGCGGCGCGCACTGGGCTGGCCGCTGCACGGCTTCCGCGTGCTGCAGCTGGGCCGGCTGGTGCCACGCAAGGGCATCGACAACGTGATCCGTGCGCTGGGCTGCCTGCGCCGCGACACCGGCCTCGACGCGACGCTGTACGTGGTGGGCGGCAATGCCGAGCAGCCAAGCGTGCTGGCCACGCCGGAAATCGGCCGGCTGCAGGACGTGGCCAGCGCCGAGGGCGTGGCCGAACGCGTGGTGTTTACCGGCCGGCGCGGGCGCGACACCTTGCGCCTGTTCTACAGCGCCGCCGATGTCTTCGTGACCACGCCGTGGTACGAGCCCTTCGGCATCACGCCGGTGGAGGCCATGGCGTGCGGCGCGCCGGTGATCGGCGCCGACGTCGGCGGCATCCGCTCCACCGTGGTGGACGGGCACACCGGCTTCCTGGTGCCGCCCAAGGCGCCGGCGGCGCTGGCGGCGCGGCTGGCGCAGCTGGCCGCCAACCCTGCGCTGGCGCGCAGGCTGGGCGAAGCGGGCCGGCGCCGCGCGCAGGCGCATTTCACCTGGACCGGCGTGGCCCGGCAGATGGAGGCGGTCTACGCGCGCGTCTGCGCCGGGGCGCCGGCGGTGCAGGCCGGGGCCCGCCGCGCCGCGGCCTGA